The Desulfovibrio porci genome includes a window with the following:
- the hydE gene encoding [FeFe] hydrogenase H-cluster radical SAM maturase HydE → MQREDILELLFATPYAVLRERAGQAVSWEKGSHVQVRGLVEFSNVCRRNCRYCGLRAASGRVARYTLSRNAILEASARAVSLGADTIVLQSGEYAIEPHWLAGLVADIGRELHVPVTLSVGEHPHEAYALWKEAGAARFLLKHETADPDLYARLHPGYELAGRIGHLRVLRELGYEVGTGFMVGLPGQKPESLADDILLARELNVSMCGVGPFIPQADTPLGTQPGGSAEMTLRVMAVLRLALPWANIPATTALATVDAVSGQREGLLAGGNVLMPGFTPPEYREQYCIYDNKNRVDMESARTAIEGAGRTHALKALH, encoded by the coding sequence CCTACGCCGTCCTACGGGAACGCGCCGGACAGGCCGTGTCGTGGGAAAAGGGTTCGCACGTGCAGGTGCGGGGCCTTGTGGAATTCTCCAATGTCTGCCGGCGCAACTGCCGCTATTGCGGCTTGCGGGCGGCCAGCGGCAGGGTTGCGCGCTACACGCTCTCCAGAAACGCTATCCTGGAGGCGTCGGCCCGGGCCGTAAGCCTGGGCGCGGACACCATTGTGCTGCAATCGGGCGAATACGCCATAGAGCCACACTGGCTGGCCGGGCTGGTGGCGGACATCGGCCGCGAACTGCATGTGCCGGTGACGCTCAGCGTGGGGGAGCACCCCCACGAAGCCTACGCCCTGTGGAAAGAGGCCGGGGCCGCGCGTTTTTTGTTGAAGCACGAGACCGCCGATCCTGACCTCTATGCCCGGCTGCATCCGGGATACGAGCTTGCGGGACGTATCGGGCATCTGCGCGTGTTGCGCGAACTGGGCTATGAAGTGGGCACCGGCTTCATGGTGGGCCTGCCGGGGCAGAAGCCCGAGTCACTGGCGGATGACATTCTGCTGGCGCGGGAACTGAACGTGTCCATGTGCGGCGTGGGGCCGTTCATTCCGCAGGCGGACACGCCTCTGGGGACGCAGCCCGGCGGTTCGGCCGAGATGACCCTGCGGGTCATGGCCGTACTGCGTCTGGCCCTGCCTTGGGCCAATATTCCCGCCACCACGGCCCTGGCCACGGTGGATGCGGTTTCAGGCCAGCGGGAGGGCCTGCTGGCCGGCGGCAACGTGCTGATGCCCGGTTTTACGCCGCCGGAATACCGTGAACAGTATTGCATTTACGACAATAAAAACCGCGTGGACATGGAGAGCGCCCGCACAGCCATTGAAGGAGCCGGACGTACGCATGCCCTGAAGGCGCTGCACTGA
- a CDS encoding [FeFe] hydrogenase, group A — protein MPRIAMEHIEYELNVPPQGANGDKMFFVQIDAEKCIGCDTCQEYCPTGAIVGETGLAHKVAHVEPCINCGQCLTHCPENAIYEVQTWVPELREKLKDKNVKCIAMPAPSVRYALGEAFGLAPGSVTTGKMLSALKALGFAHCWDTEFAADVTIWEEASEFVARLGEKKDLPQFTSCCPGWQKYAETFYPDLLPHFSSCKSPIGMNGPLAKTYGAEKLKYDPKQIYAVSIMPCIAKKYEGLRPELAASGLHDIDATLTTRELAYLIRQAGIDFNKLPDGQRDSLMGESTGGATIFGVSGGVMEAALRFAYQAVTSQRPETWDFKQVRGLKGMKEYTVTIKGIELRLAVVHGAKRFAKICDEVRAGNSPYHFIEFMACPGGCVCGGGQPIMPTLLQNAERKATSLFAGLKKRLADTNPSA, from the coding sequence ATGCCGCGTATCGCTATGGAGCATATTGAGTATGAGTTGAATGTGCCGCCACAGGGAGCAAATGGCGACAAGATGTTTTTCGTGCAGATTGATGCGGAAAAATGCATCGGCTGCGACACCTGTCAGGAATATTGTCCCACCGGGGCGATTGTCGGAGAAACCGGCCTGGCACACAAGGTCGCCCATGTCGAACCGTGCATCAACTGCGGCCAGTGCCTGACCCACTGCCCGGAAAACGCCATTTACGAAGTGCAGACCTGGGTGCCGGAATTGCGGGAAAAACTGAAGGACAAAAACGTCAAATGCATAGCCATGCCCGCGCCTTCGGTGCGCTATGCCCTTGGCGAGGCGTTCGGCCTTGCGCCCGGCAGCGTGACCACGGGCAAGATGCTTTCCGCCCTCAAGGCGCTGGGCTTCGCCCATTGCTGGGATACGGAATTCGCCGCCGACGTGACCATCTGGGAAGAGGCCTCGGAATTCGTGGCGCGCCTGGGCGAGAAAAAGGACCTGCCCCAGTTCACCTCCTGCTGTCCGGGCTGGCAGAAGTACGCGGAAACATTCTATCCCGACCTGTTGCCGCATTTTTCCTCCTGCAAGTCGCCCATCGGCATGAACGGTCCTCTGGCCAAAACCTATGGCGCGGAAAAACTGAAGTATGATCCCAAACAGATCTATGCCGTTTCCATCATGCCCTGCATCGCCAAAAAGTACGAAGGGCTGCGGCCCGAACTGGCCGCCAGCGGCCTTCACGACATCGACGCCACGCTGACCACGCGCGAGCTGGCCTATCTGATCCGCCAGGCGGGCATAGACTTCAACAAACTGCCCGACGGACAGCGCGACAGCCTGATGGGCGAATCCACTGGCGGCGCGACCATCTTCGGCGTGTCCGGCGGCGTCATGGAAGCGGCGCTGCGTTTCGCCTACCAGGCGGTGACCAGCCAGCGCCCCGAAACATGGGATTTCAAGCAGGTGCGCGGCCTCAAGGGTATGAAGGAGTACACCGTGACCATCAAGGGCATAGAGTTGCGCCTGGCCGTGGTGCACGGGGCCAAACGCTTTGCCAAGATCTGTGACGAGGTCCGCGCCGGGAATTCCCCGTACCACTTTATTGAGTTCATGGCCTGTCCAGGCGGCTGCGTCTGCGGCGGCGGCCAGCCGATCATGCCGACCTTGCTGCAGAATGCGGAGCGCAAGGCGACCAGTCTGTTCGCGGGCCTCAAAAAACGTCTTGCCGACACCAACCCCAGCGCATAG
- a CDS encoding iron hydrogenase small subunit — MSILMSTRRGFLKGACILSGGLLLGVRTVNKAYAAVKEIKDYMRDRASAVYKADAAFPKRASQDNAQVKALYDSWLGKPLGHKSEELLHTKWFDKSKGLKALVAAGEYPNPRHKEFAGDTYPYE, encoded by the coding sequence ATGTCCATACTTATGAGCACACGGCGCGGATTTTTAAAAGGAGCCTGTATCCTGTCCGGCGGATTGCTGCTGGGCGTCCGCACGGTCAACAAGGCCTATGCGGCCGTCAAGGAAATCAAGGATTACATGCGCGACCGCGCCAGCGCCGTCTACAAGGCCGATGCGGCTTTTCCCAAGCGGGCCTCCCAGGACAACGCGCAGGTCAAGGCCCTGTATGATTCCTGGCTCGGCAAGCCGCTGGGACACAAATCGGAAGAACTGCTCCACACCAAGTGGTTTGACAAATCGAAAGGTCTTAAAGCGCTTGTCGCCGCAGGTGAATACCCCAATCCTCGCCACAAGGAATTCGCGGGCGACACCTATCCGTACGAATAA
- the hydF gene encoding [FeFe] hydrogenase H-cluster maturation GTPase HydF, translating into MMETPKGLRLHIALFGRRNVGKSSLLNALTGQQVSIVSDTPGTTTDPVEKTLEMAPLGPVVFLDTAGLDDAGELGELRTERSLRVMQRADVALLVTEGESWGEHEARIAALLREREIPFAVVQNKADAYPAAPGRAHGPGVLEASVSVIRASARDGLGLAEVRAALERLAPERALHQPPLLSDLLPDKGVLALVVPIDTGAPKGRLILPQVQAIRDSLDGRKLCMVVTEEELPDALGRLRHAPDLVVCDSQVVHKVDRDTPSDIPMTTFSVLMARFKGDLTALAQGAGALTRLTPGDAVLIQEACSHHPQKDDIARVKLPRLLQKLAGGELRIAWSAGKEFPEYDGAYKAVVHCGGCVITRGQMLARLRAAAASGCPMTNYGMAISLAQGVLRRELSPFPDALRAFEAACAHP; encoded by the coding sequence ATGATGGAAACGCCCAAGGGGCTGCGTCTGCACATCGCCCTTTTCGGCCGCCGCAATGTGGGCAAGTCCTCATTGCTCAACGCCCTGACCGGACAGCAGGTGTCCATCGTGTCGGATACGCCCGGCACCACCACCGACCCTGTGGAAAAAACGCTGGAAATGGCTCCCCTGGGACCGGTTGTTTTTCTGGACACTGCGGGTTTGGATGACGCGGGCGAACTGGGAGAACTGCGGACGGAACGCAGCCTGCGGGTCATGCAGCGGGCCGACGTGGCCCTTCTGGTGACGGAAGGCGAAAGCTGGGGAGAGCACGAAGCCCGGATTGCCGCCCTGTTGCGTGAGCGGGAAATCCCTTTTGCCGTGGTGCAGAACAAGGCGGATGCATACCCGGCCGCGCCTGGACGGGCGCACGGGCCGGGAGTTTTGGAAGCCAGCGTGTCCGTTATCCGCGCCTCGGCCCGCGACGGCCTCGGACTCGCCGAAGTGCGCGCGGCCCTGGAGCGCCTTGCGCCGGAGCGTGCCCTGCACCAGCCCCCTTTGCTCAGCGACCTGCTGCCGGACAAAGGCGTGCTGGCCTTGGTGGTACCCATTGATACGGGCGCGCCCAAGGGACGGCTTATCCTGCCGCAGGTGCAGGCCATCCGCGACAGTCTGGACGGCCGCAAACTCTGCATGGTGGTGACGGAAGAGGAGCTGCCCGACGCGCTGGGACGTCTCAGGCACGCGCCGGATTTGGTGGTCTGCGATTCCCAGGTGGTGCACAAGGTCGACCGGGACACGCCGTCCGATATCCCCATGACAACCTTTTCCGTGCTTATGGCCCGGTTCAAGGGGGATCTGACCGCGCTGGCCCAAGGAGCCGGGGCGCTTACCCGGCTTACGCCCGGCGACGCGGTGCTGATTCAGGAAGCCTGCTCCCACCATCCGCAAAAGGACGATATCGCCCGCGTCAAGCTACCGCGTCTGCTGCAAAAGCTGGCCGGAGGCGAACTGCGGATCGCCTGGAGCGCGGGCAAGGAATTTCCGGAATATGACGGCGCTTACAAGGCCGTGGTGCACTGCGGCGGCTGCGTCATCACGCGCGGGCAGATGCTGGCCCGCCTGCGCGCGGCCGCGGCCTCGGGTTGCCCCATGACCAATTACGGCATGGCCATTTCCTTGGCGCAGGGGGTGCTGCGCCGGGAGCTGTCGCCCTTTCCCGATGCCCTGCGCGCCTTTGAGGCGGCATGCGCGCATCCCTGA
- the trpB gene encoding tryptophan synthase subunit beta — translation MSQHITLGGKPDSRGFFGAYGGQYVPEPVKARLDELSGAFDAALNDASFQRELEYLFVHYTGRPSPVFHCANLSRMLGGAQIWLKREDLNHLGAHKINNTLGQCLLAKRMGKKRVIAETGAGQHGVATAAGAALMGLDCTICMGEVDIERQHLNVVRMEMLGARVLPATSGQRTLKEAVDEALAVWVNDPEMFYVLGSAVGPHPYPYMVRHFQSVIGREARAQMLQELGRLPDVCLACVGGGSNAIGMFAGFLDDMEVRLMGVEPGGRGTAYGEHAASLCLGEPGVLHGFNSYMIKNAEGEAGEVYSISAGLDYPSVGPEHAQLKDLGRAEYVSVTDQEALDAFFSLSRHEGVIPALESSHALAQAIKMAPAMSSDKVLLVNLSGRGDKDVTQVAALMRAARKENA, via the coding sequence ATGAGCCAACACATTACCCTTGGCGGCAAACCCGACAGCCGGGGCTTTTTCGGCGCGTATGGCGGCCAGTACGTGCCAGAGCCGGTCAAGGCCCGCCTGGACGAACTGTCCGGCGCTTTCGACGCGGCCCTGAACGACGCATCGTTCCAGCGCGAGCTGGAATACCTGTTTGTGCATTACACGGGACGTCCCAGCCCGGTGTTCCATTGCGCCAATCTCAGCCGCATGCTGGGCGGGGCGCAGATCTGGCTCAAGCGCGAGGATCTGAACCATCTGGGCGCGCACAAGATCAACAACACCCTGGGGCAGTGCCTGCTGGCCAAACGCATGGGCAAAAAGCGGGTCATCGCCGAAACCGGGGCCGGTCAGCACGGCGTGGCCACGGCGGCGGGCGCGGCGCTCATGGGTCTGGACTGCACCATCTGCATGGGCGAAGTGGACATTGAGCGCCAGCATCTGAATGTGGTCCGCATGGAAATGCTGGGCGCGCGCGTGCTGCCCGCCACAAGCGGCCAGCGCACGCTCAAGGAGGCCGTGGACGAAGCCCTGGCCGTGTGGGTCAATGATCCGGAGATGTTCTACGTGCTGGGCTCGGCTGTGGGGCCGCATCCCTATCCTTATATGGTGCGTCACTTCCAGTCCGTCATCGGACGCGAGGCCAGGGCCCAGATGCTTCAGGAACTGGGCCGTCTGCCCGACGTCTGTCTGGCCTGCGTGGGCGGCGGTTCCAACGCCATCGGCATGTTCGCCGGTTTTCTGGACGACATGGAAGTGCGCCTCATGGGCGTGGAACCCGGCGGACGCGGCACGGCCTACGGCGAGCACGCGGCCTCGCTCTGCCTGGGCGAGCCGGGCGTGCTGCACGGCTTCAATTCCTACATGATCAAGAATGCCGAGGGCGAGGCGGGCGAGGTCTATTCCATTTCCGCCGGTCTGGATTACCCCTCGGTGGGTCCGGAACACGCCCAGCTCAAGGATCTGGGCCGGGCGGAATACGTCAGCGTCACGGATCAGGAAGCTCTGGATGCCTTTTTCTCCCTGTCCCGCCATGAAGGCGTGATCCCGGCGCTGGAATCCTCGCACGCTCTGGCCCAGGCCATCAAGATGGCCCCGGCCATGTCTTCGGACAAGGTGCTGCTGGTCAATCTTTCGGGCCGGGGCGACAAGGACGTGACCCAGGTGGCGGCCCTGATGCGCGCTGCGCGCAAGGAGAACGCCTGA
- a CDS encoding TIGR01777 family oxidoreductase gives MRVVILGGTGFIGSALVKALLRAGHDVTISGRGRRSQTDGGPAYAQWDGRSPRDLAEICRGAAAVVNLLGENIGAGRWTRARREAIVQSRVCAGRAVADAFALLKKDGAAPPATLIQASASGWYGLWPDLATAPDSTEDAPAGSGFLADVARQWEASSAPVEALGVRRVRIRTAPVLGKGGGILTKMLPLYRWGLGGPAGSGRQPFPWIHLDDEAGAVLFLLEHPQISGPCNLCAPEQVDAAGFARALGRTLRRPALFRIPAFALRPALGRMAEELLFNGQRCAPRVLLEAGYVFRYPDLDGALRASI, from the coding sequence ATGCGCGTTGTGATTTTGGGCGGCACGGGCTTTATCGGCTCGGCCCTGGTCAAGGCCCTGTTGCGGGCCGGACATGATGTGACCATAAGCGGCCGCGGCCGCCGTTCCCAAACGGACGGCGGCCCGGCATATGCCCAATGGGACGGCCGCAGCCCGCGTGACCTGGCGGAAATCTGCCGGGGCGCGGCGGCTGTGGTCAACCTGTTGGGCGAAAATATCGGGGCCGGGCGCTGGACCAGAGCCCGGCGCGAAGCCATTGTACAGAGCCGCGTTTGCGCGGGCCGCGCCGTGGCGGACGCCTTCGCCCTGCTGAAGAAGGACGGGGCCGCCCCACCGGCAACGCTGATTCAGGCGTCGGCCTCGGGCTGGTACGGGCTCTGGCCCGATCTGGCCACGGCCCCGGACTCTACGGAAGACGCCCCGGCGGGATCGGGCTTTCTGGCCGATGTGGCTCGCCAATGGGAGGCTTCCTCCGCGCCGGTGGAAGCCCTGGGCGTGCGGCGGGTCCGCATCCGCACCGCGCCGGTGCTGGGCAAGGGCGGCGGAATCCTGACAAAAATGCTGCCCCTCTACCGTTGGGGCCTGGGCGGCCCGGCGGGCAGCGGCCGCCAGCCTTTCCCCTGGATTCACCTGGATGATGAAGCCGGGGCCGTTCTTTTTCTGCTGGAACATCCGCAGATCAGCGGCCCCTGCAATCTCTGCGCGCCGGAACAGGTCGACGCGGCCGGTTTTGCCCGCGCTCTGGGCCGGACCCTGCGCCGCCCGGCCCTGTTCAGAATCCCCGCCTTTGCGCTGCGTCCGGCTTTGGGCCGGATGGCCGAGGAACTGCTGTTCAACGGCCAGCGCTGCGCGCCGCGCGTTCTGCTGGAAGCGGGCTATGTCTTCCGTTACCCGGATCTGGACGGAGCCCTGCGGGCCAGCATATAG
- a CDS encoding SMI1/KNR4 family protein has translation MRDPLKNFWRQPPQGYDQDTAGRTGEQLARWEKICGFKLPALYKAQLRLQNGGLPWPQAYVHGGVAECLFINSGELDGIPANEKYCSLDEVYGKEEMEEVLGKDCRQERLYVLSWVDGHNVLCLDYGMTQETPRQEPEVCYFETDGFEEVFRVPSYDVFMERLVYSVACYEGCWHLGIKTGLLSQDVLAEHCARALGIPLKRREDDRYGWFNFDAWYGVVVPEYEGRELRCALSPNRFNAGTWLFPDSREYSFILEIDFEETSDQDVAESRILLESMVKKLRSDAVELAFLMPE, from the coding sequence ATGCGGGATCCGTTGAAAAATTTCTGGCGTCAACCGCCTCAAGGCTATGATCAGGATACAGCGGGAAGAACCGGGGAACAGCTTGCGCGCTGGGAAAAAATCTGCGGCTTCAAACTTCCGGCGCTGTACAAAGCGCAACTGCGCTTGCAAAACGGCGGCCTGCCTTGGCCCCAGGCCTATGTTCATGGTGGTGTTGCCGAATGCCTGTTCATCAATTCCGGGGAACTTGACGGCATCCCGGCGAACGAAAAATACTGCTCCCTGGATGAGGTTTACGGCAAGGAAGAAATGGAAGAGGTTCTGGGCAAGGACTGCCGCCAGGAACGTCTGTATGTGCTTTCCTGGGTTGACGGGCACAATGTGCTTTGTCTTGATTACGGCATGACGCAGGAAACACCGCGGCAGGAGCCGGAAGTTTGCTATTTTGAAACTGACGGATTTGAAGAAGTTTTTCGGGTACCGTCTTACGATGTCTTTATGGAACGCCTGGTTTATTCCGTTGCCTGCTACGAAGGCTGCTGGCATCTCGGCATAAAAACGGGCCTGCTTTCGCAGGACGTTTTGGCGGAGCACTGCGCGCGGGCGCTGGGCATTCCCCTGAAGAGGCGTGAGGACGACCGGTACGGCTGGTTTAATTTTGACGCATGGTACGGCGTCGTTGTTCCGGAATATGAAGGGCGGGAGTTGCGCTGCGCGCTCTCGCCCAATCGTTTCAACGCCGGTACCTGGCTTTTTCCGGACAGCCGTGAATATTCCTTTATCCTGGAAATCGACTTTGAAGAAACTTCGGATCAGGACGTGGCCGAAAGCCGTATCCTTCTTGAAAGCATGGTGAAAAAACTGCGCTCGGACGCCGTGGAGCTTGCATTCCTCATGCCGGAATGA
- a CDS encoding cytochrome c peroxidase has product MRISCVAAAALGMVALLSGPALAASAGETAPGGMPSMAKFAKVSKVVQDKCMACHTQGYDLPFYAKVPGIRQIIEKDYRDGIRAMDLNVELIQNKGKPIGETVLAKMEWVINNDTMPPAKFAVVHWGSRLSDQEKRDILEWVKISRKAHYATDAAAKHANEPLQPLPRMIKTDAKKVALGDKLFNDKRLSTDSTLACSGCHFYDRGGTDHQRFSEGVRKQFGDVNPPTVFNAAFNLAQFWDGRAADLQEQAGGPPMNPIEMGSKNWEEIIGRLSRDEALTAEFTAVYPDGWSGKNITDAIAEYEKTLITPDSRFDKWLRGDDKALSAQEVQGYARFKAYRCASCHVGKSVGGQSYEYMDLKKDYFADRGGKELGSDKGRYNHTKSEMDMRRFKVPNLRNIELTGPYLHDGTVDTLDEAVRIMGVYCAGLDVPQSDRDLIVAFLRSLTGEHKMLSGKVAAK; this is encoded by the coding sequence ATGAGGATTTCCTGTGTCGCAGCGGCCGCTTTGGGGATGGTCGCGCTGTTGAGCGGGCCCGCGCTGGCCGCGTCCGCCGGTGAGACGGCGCCGGGGGGCATGCCGTCCATGGCCAAGTTTGCCAAGGTTTCGAAGGTGGTGCAGGACAAATGCATGGCCTGTCACACCCAGGGCTATGATCTGCCCTTCTATGCCAAGGTGCCCGGCATCCGCCAGATCATTGAAAAGGACTATCGCGACGGCATCCGCGCCATGGATCTGAATGTGGAGCTGATCCAGAACAAGGGCAAGCCCATCGGCGAAACCGTGCTGGCCAAGATGGAGTGGGTGATCAACAACGACACCATGCCCCCGGCCAAGTTCGCAGTGGTGCATTGGGGCAGCCGCCTTTCGGATCAGGAGAAAAGGGATATCCTGGAATGGGTGAAGATTTCGCGCAAAGCCCACTACGCCACTGACGCCGCGGCCAAACACGCCAACGAACCCTTGCAGCCCCTGCCGCGCATGATCAAGACCGACGCCAAAAAGGTGGCCCTGGGCGACAAGCTGTTCAATGACAAGCGCCTGTCCACGGACAGCACTCTGGCCTGCTCCGGGTGTCACTTTTACGACCGGGGCGGCACGGACCACCAGCGTTTCTCCGAAGGCGTGCGCAAGCAGTTCGGCGACGTGAACCCGCCCACAGTGTTCAATGCGGCCTTCAATCTGGCCCAGTTCTGGGACGGCCGCGCGGCCGACCTGCAGGAACAGGCCGGCGGCCCGCCCATGAACCCCATTGAGATGGGCAGCAAGAACTGGGAGGAGATCATCGGCCGCCTGTCCCGGGATGAGGCCCTGACCGCTGAATTCACGGCCGTCTACCCCGACGGCTGGAGCGGCAAGAACATCACCGACGCCATCGCCGAGTATGAAAAGACCCTGATCACGCCGGACAGCCGCTTCGACAAGTGGCTGCGCGGCGACGACAAGGCTCTCAGCGCTCAGGAAGTGCAGGGCTATGCCCGCTTCAAGGCCTATCGCTGCGCCTCCTGCCACGTGGGCAAGAGCGTGGGCGGCCAGTCCTACGAATACATGGACTTGAAGAAGGATTACTTCGCCGACCGCGGCGGCAAGGAGCTGGGTTCGGACAAGGGCCGCTACAACCACACCAAGAGCGAGATGGATATGCGCCGCTTCAAGGTGCCCAACCTGCGCAACATCGAGCTGACCGGCCCGTACCTGCATGACGGCACTGTGGATACGCTGGATGAGGCCGTGCGGATCATGGGCGTCTACTGCGCCGGTCTGGACGTGCCCCAGAGCGACCGCGATCTGATCGTGGCCTTCCTGCGCAGCCTGACCGGCGAGCACAAGATGCTCTCCGGCAAGGTCGCTGCCAAGTAA
- a CDS encoding outer membrane homotrimeric porin, giving the protein MKKIATLLLAAGLVFGVATGASAIDFKAKGQWIMSFDYGQNGNFTGGKGQTGYNNKEDDFEARQRVRLQLDAVASESLSGTVYFEIGEQLWGKAGDRNGGALGADGASVVKVKRAYIDWMVPQTDLKFRMGIQGVELPSFTTGSTVLNDDVAGVTASYQFNENVGVTALWARPFNDNSDWRRGNHQYSSYMDNMDAFALLVPLSFEGVKVTPWGMYSAIGPNTFRQGDNFLAGPWGTGSYAKAGLVPVGGALHKNGSSALNARKLSSYGEAWWGGLTGEVTAFDPFRFAWDFNYGSVTWEDDGRMNRQGWLASLLFEYKLDWATPGLYGWYGSGDDSNPANGSERMPTLSANNTNRFSNFAFDGDPYIARNGAIGHGMGGTWGIGARLKDMSFVEDLKHTLRVNYIGGTNSPTMAKKLSLNGLYANSGGVDGVAGMEAMYLTTQDSALEIGLTNTYQMYENFVINVEADYIALWLDNSKSVWGSRHKQGLGVPETRDAWNVNASFVYSF; this is encoded by the coding sequence ATGAAAAAGATCGCTACGCTTCTGTTGGCGGCGGGCTTGGTGTTCGGTGTTGCCACCGGCGCCAGCGCCATTGATTTCAAGGCCAAAGGCCAGTGGATCATGAGCTTTGACTATGGCCAGAACGGCAATTTTACCGGCGGTAAGGGCCAGACCGGCTACAACAACAAGGAAGACGACTTCGAAGCCCGTCAGCGCGTGCGTTTGCAGTTGGACGCCGTGGCCTCCGAATCCCTGTCCGGCACCGTGTACTTTGAAATCGGCGAACAGCTCTGGGGCAAGGCCGGCGACCGCAATGGCGGCGCGCTGGGCGCTGACGGCGCCAGCGTGGTTAAAGTGAAGCGCGCTTACATTGACTGGATGGTGCCGCAGACCGACCTGAAGTTCCGCATGGGTATTCAGGGCGTGGAACTGCCCAGCTTCACCACCGGCAGCACCGTGCTCAACGACGACGTGGCCGGCGTCACCGCCAGCTACCAGTTCAACGAAAACGTGGGAGTGACCGCCCTGTGGGCTCGTCCCTTCAACGACAACTCCGATTGGCGCCGTGGTAATCACCAGTATAGCAGCTACATGGACAACATGGACGCTTTCGCCCTGCTGGTGCCCCTGTCCTTTGAAGGCGTGAAAGTGACCCCGTGGGGCATGTATTCCGCCATCGGCCCGAACACCTTCCGTCAGGGCGACAACTTCCTGGCCGGTCCTTGGGGCACCGGCAGCTATGCCAAGGCCGGTCTGGTGCCTGTGGGCGGCGCCCTGCACAAGAATGGTTCCTCCGCTCTGAACGCCCGCAAGCTGAGCTCCTACGGCGAAGCTTGGTGGGGCGGCCTGACCGGTGAAGTGACCGCCTTTGATCCCTTCCGTTTCGCTTGGGATTTCAACTACGGTTCCGTGACTTGGGAAGACGACGGCCGCATGAACCGTCAGGGCTGGTTGGCTTCTCTGCTCTTTGAATACAAGCTGGATTGGGCCACCCCCGGTCTGTACGGCTGGTACGGCTCCGGTGACGACAGCAACCCGGCCAACGGTTCCGAACGCATGCCCACCCTCAGCGCCAACAACACCAACAGATTCTCCAACTTCGCCTTTGACGGCGATCCCTACATCGCCCGCAACGGCGCCATCGGCCACGGCATGGGCGGCACTTGGGGCATCGGCGCGCGCTTGAAGGACATGAGCTTTGTGGAAGACCTCAAGCACACCCTGCGCGTGAACTACATCGGCGGCACCAACAGCCCGACCATGGCCAAGAAGCTGTCCCTCAACGGCCTGTACGCCAACAGCGGTGGCGTCGATGGCGTTGCGGGCATGGAAGCCATGTACCTGACCACCCAGGACAGCGCCCTGGAAATCGGTCTGACCAACACCTATCAGATGTACGAAAACTTCGTCATCAATGTGGAAGCCGACTACATCGCCCTCTGGCTCGACAACAGCAAGTCCGTGTGGGGCAGCAGGCATAAGCAGGGTCTGGGCGTTCCTGAGACCCGCGACGCCTGGAATGTGAATGCCAGCTTCGTGTACTCCTTCTAA